The proteins below come from a single Oncorhynchus keta strain PuntledgeMale-10-30-2019 chromosome 1, Oket_V2, whole genome shotgun sequence genomic window:
- the ociad1 gene encoding OCIA domain-containing protein 1 isoform X2, which yields MSQTSMGFTDQQQQGAQSQVGAPYIPTEEEKRVFRECNQESFWYRSLPLTAVAVSVAQALVMKGVLAPSPRFGSLPKVAIAGLFGYIGGKISYTKICQEKFKNLENSPLGEALRQGQRHIPQQFAPQNPSELGDPNQAFFEQASQSVAEPRTQADSFSYPSDFSYSDQGALLSPPLGESDPTGAAADVNQPVKKNQYGDAWDE from the exons ATGTCACAAACGTCAATGGGATTCactgatcaacaacaacaaggggCTCAG agTCAAGTTGGGGCACCCTACATTCCCacggaggaggagaagagagtgttTCGGGAATGCAACCAAGAGAGCTTCTGGTACAGAT CCCTTCCATTAACTGCTGTGGCAGTGTCTGTAGCTCAAGCACTCGTTATGAAAG GAGTCCTTGCACCCTCACCACGATTTGGTTCCCTGCCTAAAGTAGCTA TTGCTGGTCTGTTTGGGTACATTGGCGGGAAGATCTCTTACACAAAGATATGTCAGGAGAAGTTCAAAAATCTGGAGAATTCCCCATTGGGTGAAGCCCTAAGACAAGGACAACGTCATATCCCTCAACA GTTTGCTCCTCAGAACCCATCAGAGTTGGGAGATCCTAACCAGGCTTTTTTTGAACAAGCCTCCCAGTCAGTGGCGGAACCTCGCACCCAAGCAGACTCCTTCAGCTACCCTAGTGACTTCTCCTATAGTGATCAGGGTGCTCTGTTGAGCCCTCCCCTCGGTGAGTCTGACCCCACAGGAGCTGCAGCTGATGTCAACCAACCAG TGAAAAAGAACCAATATGGAGATGCATGGGACGAGTGA
- the ociad1 gene encoding OCIA domain-containing protein 1 isoform X1, producing the protein MSQTSMGFTDQQQQGAQSQVGAPYIPTEEEKRVFRECNQESFWYRSLPLTAVAVSVAQALVMKGVLAPSPRFGSLPKVAIAGLFGYIGGKISYTKICQEKFKNLENSPLGEALRQGQRHIPQQFAPQNPSELGDPNQAFFEQASQSVAEPRTQADSFSYPSDFSYSDQGALLSPPLGESDPTGAAADVNQPVPPYLDDETPKKRPTLYEDLRSRNRENYEVTLTQKADILLKSPAETPVPKRDVKKNQYGDAWDE; encoded by the exons ATGTCACAAACGTCAATGGGATTCactgatcaacaacaacaaggggCTCAG agTCAAGTTGGGGCACCCTACATTCCCacggaggaggagaagagagtgttTCGGGAATGCAACCAAGAGAGCTTCTGGTACAGAT CCCTTCCATTAACTGCTGTGGCAGTGTCTGTAGCTCAAGCACTCGTTATGAAAG GAGTCCTTGCACCCTCACCACGATTTGGTTCCCTGCCTAAAGTAGCTA TTGCTGGTCTGTTTGGGTACATTGGCGGGAAGATCTCTTACACAAAGATATGTCAGGAGAAGTTCAAAAATCTGGAGAATTCCCCATTGGGTGAAGCCCTAAGACAAGGACAACGTCATATCCCTCAACA GTTTGCTCCTCAGAACCCATCAGAGTTGGGAGATCCTAACCAGGCTTTTTTTGAACAAGCCTCCCAGTCAGTGGCGGAACCTCGCACCCAAGCAGACTCCTTCAGCTACCCTAGTGACTTCTCCTATAGTGATCAGGGTGCTCTGTTGAGCCCTCCCCTCGGTGAGTCTGACCCCACAGGAGCTGCAGCTGATGTCAACCAACCAG TCCCTCCTTACTTGGATGATGAGACTCCCAAAAAGAGACCAACCCTGTACGAGGACCTACGAAGCAGAAACCGTGAGAACTATGAGGTTACCCTGACCCAAAAGGCAGACATTCTGCTCAAGTCCCCGGCTGAAACACCTGTTCCGAAGAGAGATG TGAAAAAGAACCAATATGGAGATGCATGGGACGAGTGA
- the ociad2 gene encoding OCIA domain-containing protein 2 has translation MSSETLEKTVTVKAEGATPWKKCQHGDQHIHRDDVRQIWKDCKEESFWYRALPLSLGSMAVTGGLIYKGVWSASKRLGPFPKLAAAGVLGYAVGKASYVTTCRNKFQRLGPVFGPESEYGFGPGPFGGRGSGPGHRYCHHVCEECKQQQAPAAPIEGVQS, from the exons ATGAGCTCTGAAACCCTTGAGAAAACAGTAACAGTGAAGGCAGAGGGAGCCACCCCGTGGAAGAAG TGTCAACACGGAGATCAACACATCCACAGAGACGACGTGAGACAAATCTGGAAGGATTGCAAGGAAGAGAGCTTCTGGTATAGAG ctcttcccctctctctgggaAGCATGGCTGTCACTGGGGGGCTCATCTACAAAG GAGTTTGGAGTGCATCAAAGAGACTTGGCCCATTCCCAAAACTAGCAG CGGCTGGTGTCCTTGGTTATGCAGTGGGGAAGGCTTCGTATGTTACAACCTGCAGAAATAAGTTCCAGAGACTTGGGCCCGTCTTTGGTCCAGAATCTGAATATGGTTTTGGACCCGGCCCATTTGGAGGGCGTGGTTCTGGCCCAGGACACAG ATACTGCCACCATGTGTGTGAAGAGTGTAAGCAACAGCAAGCCCCTGCTGCACCAATAGAGGGTGTGCAAAGCTAA